Proteins co-encoded in one Chrysiogenia bacterium genomic window:
- a CDS encoding phospho-N-acetylmuramoyl-pentapeptide-transferase encodes MFYHLFVDLADRWAMLNVFRYITFRTLGAAITAFWMGVLLGPWMIERLRVLKAGQSIRDDGPETHLQKAGTPTMGGVLILAAIFVPTLLWARLDTDYVWIVLGVTAVYGALGFADDYLKVKHKNSKGVPGKVKLLVQTAGALAAGAYLYYSEFGTDLAVPFFKDFDPDLGIVFIPFVILVIVGASNAVNLTDGLDGLAIGPVITTTATYTLFAYIAGNAVYSEYLLVPSIPGVGELCVVCAAAVGAGLAFLWFNSYPAEVFMGDVGSLALGGLIGTVAVLTKQEILLALVGGIFVVETLSVMIQVFWFKRTGERVFKMAPLHHHYELLGWPEPKVIVRFWIISIILALAGVSTLKLR; translated from the coding sequence ATGTTCTACCACCTCTTCGTCGATCTCGCAGACCGGTGGGCCATGCTCAACGTGTTCCGCTACATCACCTTCCGCACCCTGGGTGCGGCGATTACCGCATTCTGGATGGGCGTGCTGCTTGGGCCCTGGATGATCGAGCGCCTGCGCGTCCTCAAGGCCGGGCAGAGCATCCGCGACGATGGTCCCGAGACGCACCTGCAGAAGGCGGGCACCCCCACCATGGGCGGCGTGCTCATCCTGGCGGCAATCTTCGTGCCGACCCTGCTGTGGGCGCGGCTCGATACCGATTACGTGTGGATCGTGCTGGGTGTGACGGCTGTTTACGGCGCGCTCGGTTTTGCCGACGATTACCTCAAGGTCAAGCACAAGAATTCCAAAGGCGTGCCCGGCAAGGTGAAGCTGCTGGTGCAGACCGCCGGCGCGCTCGCGGCGGGCGCCTATCTCTACTACAGCGAGTTCGGCACCGACCTGGCGGTTCCCTTCTTCAAGGACTTCGATCCCGACCTTGGAATCGTCTTCATTCCCTTCGTGATTCTGGTGATCGTGGGGGCCTCCAATGCGGTGAATCTCACCGATGGTTTGGACGGCCTGGCGATCGGTCCGGTCATCACGACGACCGCGACCTATACGCTCTTTGCCTACATCGCGGGCAACGCGGTCTACAGCGAGTATCTGCTGGTGCCGAGCATCCCCGGCGTCGGCGAGCTGTGCGTGGTATGCGCCGCCGCCGTGGGCGCGGGGCTTGCGTTCCTCTGGTTCAATTCCTATCCGGCCGAGGTGTTCATGGGCGACGTGGGTTCGCTCGCACTCGGCGGCCTCATCGGCACGGTGGCCGTGCTGACCAAGCAGGAAATTCTTCTCGCCCTGGTGGGCGGGATCTTCGTGGTGGAGACGCTGAGCGTGATGATCCAGGTGTTCTGGTTCAAGCGCACCGGCGAGCGCGTGTTCAAGATGGCGCCGCTCCACCATCACTACGAGCTGCTGGGGTGGCCCGAGCCCAAAGTGATTGTTCGGTTCTGGATCATCTCCATCATTCTGGCACTGGCAGGGGTTTCGACCCTGAAGTTGAGGTAG